In a genomic window of Prosthecochloris marina:
- the bchN gene encoding ferredoxin:protochlorophyllide reductase (ATP-dependent) subunit N has product MASVPGTTHLIKEDNVTHSFCGLASVGWLYQKIKDSFFLILGTHTCAHFLQNALGMMIFAKPRFGIALMEESDLSRQDPKLEDVIAEIRRDHHPSVIFLLSSCTPEVMKVDFKGLAHSLSTSEVPVLFVPASGLVYNFTQAEDSVLQAMVPFCPEAPAGEKSVVFVGSVNDSIADDLRSEAEELGIKVGGFLPENRFDQLPAIGPDTVLAPIQPYLSRVVSRLNRERGSKVLRSLFPFGPTGTRVFWEDLAAMFDITVDLHEREQAAWDRISDQVDLLKGKRVFFTADTMMELPLARFLKNVGAEVVECSSAYINKKFHARELEALDGVKVVEQPNFHRQLQDIKQDNPDLIVTSLMTANPFVGNGFVVKWSMEFTLMPIHSWSGVFTLANLFVSPLQRRNKLPEFDESVWLKGVMPSAGH; this is encoded by the coding sequence ATGGCGTCAGTTCCGGGCACAACTCATTTAATTAAAGAAGACAACGTTACTCATAGTTTTTGCGGTCTTGCCAGTGTCGGCTGGCTGTACCAGAAAATCAAGGATAGTTTTTTCCTGATTCTCGGCACCCATACCTGTGCGCACTTTCTCCAGAATGCTCTCGGTATGATGATTTTCGCGAAACCCCGTTTCGGTATAGCGCTGATGGAAGAGAGTGACCTCTCGCGGCAGGACCCGAAACTCGAAGACGTTATTGCTGAAATCAGGAGAGACCATCACCCTTCGGTTATTTTTCTGCTTTCTTCCTGCACGCCTGAAGTCATGAAAGTCGATTTCAAAGGGCTTGCGCATTCGTTGAGCACTTCTGAGGTTCCGGTGCTTTTTGTGCCGGCGAGCGGACTCGTCTACAACTTTACCCAGGCGGAGGATTCGGTGCTTCAGGCAATGGTGCCTTTTTGTCCGGAGGCTCCTGCCGGAGAAAAAAGTGTTGTTTTTGTCGGATCGGTCAATGATTCCATTGCTGATGATCTTCGTTCCGAGGCTGAAGAACTCGGCATCAAGGTAGGAGGGTTTCTGCCCGAAAACCGCTTCGATCAGCTGCCTGCGATCGGGCCTGATACCGTGCTCGCTCCGATACAGCCCTATCTTTCGAGAGTTGTTTCCAGGCTTAACCGTGAACGGGGTTCGAAAGTGCTTCGCTCTCTTTTCCCTTTCGGGCCTACGGGAACGAGGGTTTTCTGGGAAGATCTGGCGGCCATGTTCGATATAACAGTAGACTTGCATGAAAGGGAGCAGGCGGCATGGGACCGGATTTCAGACCAGGTTGACCTGTTGAAAGGCAAAAGGGTGTTTTTCACGGCGGATACCATGATGGAACTGCCGCTCGCCCGTTTCCTGAAAAACGTCGGGGCAGAGGTCGTTGAGTGCAGCAGCGCATATATCAATAAAAAGTTTCATGCACGCGAGCTCGAGGCGCTCGATGGCGTCAAAGTGGTCGAGCAACCCAACTTTCATCGTCAGCTGCAGGACATCAAGCAGGATAATCCTGATCTGATCGTTACCTCTCTCATGACTGCCAATCCTTTCGTCGGGAACGGATTTGTCGTCAAGTGGAGCATGGAGTTCACGTTGATGCCGATTCACAGCTGGTCCGGAGTTTTCACGCTCGCGAACCTGTTTGTTTCTCCGCTTCAGCGCCGAAACAAGCTTCCTGAGTTTGATGAGTCGGTGTGGTTGAAGGGAGTGATGCCGAGCGCCGGGCATTGA
- a CDS encoding MTH1187 family thiamine-binding protein, protein MALMDITVVPLDKGSKGLSAGVAELQNILQKSGLDYRLHDMGTTVSGSATELFAVAERLHEHLFTAGTQRVYTVIKIDDRRDREVTIGEKVASVERRMGSSGTSPRS, encoded by the coding sequence ATGGCATTGATGGATATAACGGTTGTTCCGCTTGACAAGGGTTCGAAAGGGCTCAGCGCCGGTGTCGCAGAGCTTCAGAATATTCTCCAAAAGAGTGGCCTGGATTACAGGCTTCATGATATGGGCACTACCGTTTCGGGTTCCGCCACCGAGCTTTTTGCTGTGGCGGAGCGGCTGCATGAACACTTGTTTACAGCAGGAACACAACGTGTCTATACGGTTATCAAGATCGACGACCGCAGGGACAGGGAGGTTACTATCGGCGAAAAAGTCGCCTCGGTTGAACGGAGGATGGGCAGTTCCGGCACCAGCCCTCGCTCATAA